A section of the Anabaena cylindrica PCC 7122 genome encodes:
- a CDS encoding RNA polymerase sigma factor produces the protein MFNYPVDTRSFFGDPTENISAFFWHLWRQNQDYLYRCCLRWMNGNPSDAEEALSRAMFRAWEKVQKYAGEITNYKAWLTRLTHNLCVDIHRERNRAANRVENIEIYAALEEKNQVFHFNISESALETEEKMVVIREAIYNLPIRLRETFILHFYQELSYQEIALQQNISYQNVCKRISQARAILRDELKEYFIEESLN, from the coding sequence ATGTTTAATTATCCAGTAGATACTAGATCATTTTTTGGTGATCCCACTGAAAATATAAGTGCATTTTTTTGGCATTTATGGCGACAGAATCAAGATTATCTATATCGTTGTTGTCTCAGGTGGATGAACGGCAACCCTAGTGATGCTGAGGAAGCTTTAAGCCGGGCAATGTTCAGAGCCTGGGAAAAGGTACAAAAATATGCAGGGGAAATTACTAATTATAAGGCTTGGTTGACGCGACTAACTCATAATCTATGTGTAGATATTCATCGAGAGCGAAATCGCGCCGCGAATAGAGTTGAGAATATAGAAATTTACGCTGCACTAGAAGAAAAAAATCAGGTTTTTCATTTCAATATATCAGAAAGTGCTTTGGAGACAGAAGAGAAAATGGTTGTAATTCGTGAAGCTATTTATAATTTACCAATCAGATTACGGGAGACTTTTATTCTGCATTTTTATCAGGAATTATCCTATCAAGAGATTGCCCTACAACAAAATATATCCTATCAAAATGTCTGCAAGCGCATTTCGCAAGCAAGGGCGATTTTACGAGACGAATTGAAGGAATATTTTATCGAAGAAAGTTTGAACTAA
- a CDS encoding AAA-like domain-containing protein codes for MNFNLDDAIKIANQAVLKNFYRNLTDVEIIVIKGSWERDEYDQIAAKNQYATSYISQDIAPKLWKLLTDALGEKVRKSNFKEALKRHWEKQCWDKQFTSEALSSPPELIATNGKHHTNKLKELPSPTYQFKQDTPSSEIYVERFSIEFLCHETLLQPGSLIRLKAPKLMGKTSLMERVLAKVARQGYRTVSLSLKMADRKTHLTNLNKFLRWFCLNLSRELKLPNQLDECWDEEGMGAKVSCTTYLEEYLLAANDNPLVLYLDDVDALFPYPEVYEDFFGLLRSWYEKARSRVNWKKLRLAIAHSTDVYIRLNINQSPFNVGLPIELPELTREQVQEFARQYGLAGDECLIDPLMQLVGGHPYLLEQAFSHIKSYPNVTLEQLLAEAITDAGIYRHHLREYWLSLQQETKLMAAFQTVLSSTEPARLETISAYQLQSMGLVKLAGNEVEPRCQLYRRYFGDVIRNQVNDKL; via the coding sequence ATGAACTTTAATTTAGATGATGCCATAAAAATCGCTAATCAAGCTGTTTTAAAAAATTTTTATAGAAACTTAACTGACGTTGAAATAATTGTAATTAAAGGATCTTGGGAACGGGACGAATATGATCAAATTGCAGCTAAAAACCAGTATGCAACAAGTTATATTAGTCAAGATATCGCTCCCAAACTTTGGAAACTGCTCACAGATGCTTTAGGAGAGAAAGTCAGAAAAAGTAATTTTAAAGAAGCCTTAAAACGACATTGGGAAAAGCAATGTTGGGATAAACAATTTACATCTGAAGCTCTTTCATCCCCACCAGAATTAATAGCTACTAACGGTAAACATCACACTAATAAACTAAAAGAATTACCATCTCCGACCTATCAATTTAAACAAGATACTCCGTCTTCCGAAATTTATGTGGAGCGATTTTCAATTGAATTTCTTTGCCATGAAACTCTGTTACAACCAGGTTCCCTGATTCGGCTCAAAGCACCTAAGCTCATGGGTAAAACCTCCCTCATGGAACGGGTATTGGCTAAAGTGGCAAGGCAGGGCTATCGTACAGTTAGTTTAAGTTTAAAGATGGCAGATCGAAAAACTCATCTCACCAATCTGAATAAATTTTTACGCTGGTTCTGCCTCAATCTTAGCAGAGAACTCAAGCTACCTAATCAGTTAGATGAATGTTGGGATGAAGAAGGTATGGGTGCGAAGGTAAGTTGCACAACTTATTTAGAAGAGTACCTCTTGGCTGCTAATGACAATCCTCTCGTTCTCTACTTAGATGATGTGGATGCACTTTTCCCATATCCTGAAGTTTACGAAGACTTTTTTGGGTTGTTGCGCTCTTGGTATGAGAAAGCCAGAAGCCGTGTCAATTGGAAAAAGTTGCGATTAGCGATCGCACATTCCACTGATGTTTATATCCGCCTGAATATTAATCAATCTCCTTTTAATGTGGGATTGCCCATTGAATTGCCAGAATTAACTAGAGAGCAGGTACAGGAATTTGCTCGACAATATGGATTAGCTGGAGACGAATGTTTAATAGACCCTTTAATGCAATTGGTAGGTGGTCATCCTTATCTGTTGGAACAGGCGTTTTCTCATATCAAAAGTTATCCCAATGTTACGCTTGAGCAATTGTTAGCAGAAGCCATTACAGATGCAGGTATCTATCGTCATCATTTAAGAGAATATTGGTTGAGCTTGCAACAGGAAACAAAATTAATGGCAGCATTTCAAACGGTGCTTTCTTCCACTGAGCCAGCGAGATTAGAAACAATATCAGCTTATCAGTTACAGAGTATGGGGTTAGTGAAGCTTGCAGGTAATGAAGTAGAGCCGCGTTGCCAATTATATCGGCGTTATTTTGGTGATGTGATTAGGAATCAGGTAAATGATAAATTATAA
- a CDS encoding DUF1350 family protein: MSLTMKFQPVSHSWVALHPKPQGVIQFIGGAFFGTFWPMLFYRSLLQRLFNDGYTIVILPFNFTFDHYAESGFLIREQYEIMPELIRRAIFAGYEYQPYLSDKNFSWIGHSIGCKYIALLEALSALPLIGKPSDPNYSHNIEKLRNFIESIVISTAKKTDSQVKIDKKIKSILTDLLILINELEIKRQKTKRLIKYYIKREVNFQDLQDDIEISSIFIKNQASLLLAPVNTGLDSAIPKPLASIFIGLGFNVKPNPEETYALIKYGNLFNLMGLNSFKNDKLALSTAQWFEHDFKKPPRSFKEDLKGGHLRPLGIQFGNFAINFPDLKDNMPMIESIQKRYTEFESPVSQLFQRLEDK, from the coding sequence ATGAGTTTAACCATGAAATTTCAACCTGTTTCTCATAGCTGGGTGGCTCTACATCCAAAACCTCAAGGAGTAATTCAATTTATTGGTGGGGCTTTCTTTGGCACATTTTGGCCAATGCTTTTCTATCGCTCTCTGCTTCAGCGTTTATTTAACGATGGTTATACGATTGTTATTTTACCATTCAACTTTACTTTTGATCATTACGCCGAGTCTGGCTTTTTAATCAGAGAACAGTATGAAATAATGCCAGAGCTTATCAGAAGGGCAATATTTGCGGGCTATGAATATCAACCCTATCTCAGTGACAAAAACTTTTCTTGGATAGGTCATAGTATTGGTTGTAAATATATTGCTCTCTTGGAAGCATTGAGTGCCTTACCTCTCATTGGCAAACCTAGCGATCCTAACTACTCTCATAATATTGAAAAACTACGGAACTTTATTGAGTCTATAGTTATATCAACAGCAAAAAAAACAGATTCTCAAGTAAAAATTGATAAGAAGATTAAGAGTATCTTGACAGATCTATTGATTCTGATTAATGAGCTAGAAATAAAGCGTCAAAAAACTAAACGATTAATCAAATATTACATCAAACGAGAAGTTAATTTCCAAGATTTGCAAGACGATATTGAAATTAGTAGCATCTTTATTAAGAATCAAGCATCTTTACTATTAGCTCCCGTCAATACAGGTCTTGATAGTGCTATTCCGAAACCTTTGGCAAGTATCTTTATTGGCTTAGGTTTCAATGTCAAGCCAAACCCAGAGGAAACCTATGCCTTAATAAAGTACGGTAATCTATTTAATCTCATGGGGTTAAATTCATTCAAAAATGATAAACTTGCGTTATCAACTGCTCAGTGGTTTGAGCATGATTTTAAAAAACCACCTCGAAGTTTTAAAGAAGATTTAAAAGGTGGACATTTAAGACCATTGGGTATTCAATTTGGCAATTTTGCTATCAATTTTCCAGACCTAAAAGATAATATGCCCATGATTGAGTCTATACAAAAACGATATACAGAGTTTGAATCTCCTGTAAGTCAATTATTCCAACGTTTAGAAGATAAGTAG
- the tnpA gene encoding IS200/IS605 family transposase: MVARKGSHAVFSIHLHFIFVTKYRKKIINAPILERMHEIFANICIKTNCILVEFSGEQDHVHLLVDYHPDNNISDFTSSLKSASSRIIRKEFKEHIDKFYWKPVFWSSSYYVASSGGAPIEKLKQYIKEQDAPTK, encoded by the coding sequence GTGGTTGCTCGTAAAGGCTCACACGCTGTATTCTCTATTCACCTACACTTTATATTTGTGACTAAATACCGAAAGAAAATAATTAATGCTCCAATACTGGAAAGAATGCACGAGATTTTTGCAAATATCTGCATTAAGACTAACTGCATATTAGTAGAGTTTTCTGGTGAACAAGATCACGTTCATTTACTGGTGGACTATCACCCTGACAATAATATTTCTGATTTTACATCTAGTTTAAAATCTGCTAGTAGCCGGATTATTCGTAAAGAATTTAAAGAACATATTGATAAATTTTATTGGAAACCTGTCTTTTGGTCTAGCTCGTATTATGTGGCATCAAGTGGTGGTGCGCCAATTGAAAAACTAAAACAATATATTAAGGAACAAGACGCACCAACGAAGTAA
- a CDS encoding prolyl oligopeptidase family serine peptidase translates to MSNSPKPLTYPKTSKSDQVDNYHSTLVADPYRALEDPDSEETRVWVEAQNQVTFGYLNEISTREQIKQRLTKLWDYEKYGIPFKEGETYFYFKNDGLQNQSVLYTLPNLDAEPRVLLDPNKLSEDGTIALSGIEISENGKLLAYGLSASGSDWQEWKIRNIETGEDLQDHLQWIKFSGASWTHDHQGFFYSRYDEPNKKTKLETENAVLVSSQEEQFSNTDVNYYHKLYYHKLGTPQSEDILIYHRPDEKEWGFSGEVTEDGKYLIISIWLGTDSRNLVFYKDLTNPNSEVIELINQFEADYSFIENDEQVFYFRTDLNAPRGKVIAIDIKNTSSENWIEVIPQTAETLESVGILNNQFVADYLQDAHSQIKIFDLSGKFVREVELPGLGSAGGFGGKRYDTETFYSFTSFTTPGTIYRYDMKTGKSEIFRQPKVDFNADEYETKQVFYQSKDGTKLPMFITHKKGIKLDGNNPTYLYGYGGFNVSLTPSFSVGFLVWLEMGGVYAVPNLRGGGEYGEEWHQAGMKEKKQNVFDDFIAAAEWLIANNYTQPQKLAIGGGSNGGLLVGACMTQRPELFCAALPAVGVMDMLRFHKFTIGWAWVAEYGSSENLEEFKTLYAYSPLHNLQPGTAYPATLITTADHDDRVVPAHSFKFAAALQEAHGGDAPVLIRIETKAGHGAGKPTAKIMEEVADKWAFLVRVLSNY, encoded by the coding sequence ATGTCTAATTCTCCAAAACCACTCACCTATCCCAAAACTAGCAAAAGCGATCAAGTTGATAACTATCACAGTACATTGGTTGCCGATCCTTATCGTGCCTTAGAAGATCCAGATTCAGAGGAGACGAGAGTTTGGGTTGAGGCACAAAATCAAGTTACCTTTGGTTACTTGAACGAAATTTCTACTAGGGAACAAATTAAACAACGCCTCACCAAACTTTGGGATTATGAAAAATATGGCATTCCCTTTAAAGAAGGTGAAACTTATTTTTATTTCAAAAATGATGGACTGCAAAACCAAAGTGTGCTTTACACTCTGCCTAACCTGGATGCAGAACCTAGAGTTTTACTAGACCCTAACAAACTTTCAGAAGATGGAACAATTGCTCTTTCTGGAATTGAAATTAGCGAAAATGGTAAACTTTTAGCCTATGGTTTATCAGCATCTGGTTCAGATTGGCAAGAATGGAAAATCCGTAATATAGAAACAGGTGAGGATTTACAAGACCATTTACAATGGATTAAATTTTCTGGTGCATCTTGGACACATGATCATCAAGGTTTTTTCTACAGTCGTTATGATGAACCAAATAAAAAAACAAAATTAGAAACAGAAAATGCGGTCTTGGTTTCTTCTCAAGAAGAGCAATTTTCCAACACAGATGTTAATTACTACCATAAACTTTATTACCATAAACTTGGTACACCTCAATCAGAAGATATCTTAATTTATCATCGTCCTGATGAGAAAGAATGGGGTTTTAGTGGTGAAGTTACAGAAGATGGCAAATATCTAATTATTTCCATTTGGCTAGGAACTGATTCTAGAAATTTAGTTTTTTATAAAGATTTGACTAACCCTAATTCTGAAGTTATCGAACTAATTAACCAATTTGAGGCTGATTACAGTTTTATTGAGAACGATGAGCAGGTGTTTTATTTTCGTACAGATTTAAATGCACCACGAGGTAAAGTTATTGCCATTGATATTAAAAATACCTCATCAGAAAATTGGATAGAAGTTATTCCTCAAACAGCAGAAACGTTAGAAAGTGTAGGCATTCTTAATAATCAATTTGTTGCTGATTATCTCCAAGATGCTCATAGTCAAATTAAAATATTTGACCTTTCAGGTAAATTTGTTAGGGAAGTAGAATTACCTGGACTCGGTTCAGCAGGAGGATTTGGTGGTAAGCGTTATGATACAGAAACTTTTTATAGTTTTACCAGCTTTACCACACCAGGAACTATCTACCGCTACGACATGAAAACTGGTAAAAGTGAAATTTTCCGCCAGCCAAAAGTAGATTTTAATGCTGATGAATATGAGACAAAACAAGTCTTTTATCAAAGTAAAGACGGTACAAAATTACCAATGTTTATTACTCATAAAAAAGGCATTAAATTAGATGGTAATAATCCCACTTATCTCTATGGATATGGCGGTTTTAATGTTTCCTTAACACCAAGCTTTTCCGTTGGGTTTTTGGTATGGCTAGAAATGGGGGGAGTGTATGCTGTGCCTAATTTGCGTGGTGGTGGTGAATATGGGGAAGAATGGCATCAAGCGGGAATGAAGGAGAAAAAGCAAAATGTCTTTGATGATTTTATTGCTGCGGCTGAATGGTTAATTGCTAATAATTACACCCAACCTCAAAAATTAGCTATTGGTGGTGGTAGTAATGGCGGTTTGTTGGTGGGTGCTTGTATGACACAACGTCCTGAATTATTTTGTGCTGCTTTACCCGCAGTGGGTGTAATGGATATGTTGCGCTTTCATAAATTTACCATCGGCTGGGCTTGGGTGGCTGAATATGGTTCTTCGGAAAACTTGGAAGAATTTAAAACTCTCTATGCTTATTCACCTTTGCATAATTTACAGCCGGGAACTGCTTATCCTGCGACTTTAATTACTACCGCAGATCATGACGATAGGGTTGTACCTGCTCATAGTTTTAAGTTTGCTGCGGCTCTGCAAGAAGCTCATGGTGGTGATGCACCTGTTTTAATTAGAATTGAGACAAAAGCGGGACATGGTGCGGGTAAACCAACAGCGAAAATTATGGAGGAAGTGGCTGATAAGTGGGCATTTTTGGTGAGGGTTTTGTCTAACTATTAG
- a CDS encoding RNA-guided endonuclease InsQ/TnpB family protein: MTFRLYPNQTTESKLRYHRKLHKDLFNAAVNNRFTQYQKFNHKVDYFEQQNCLPAFKEVWVEYKELPSHALQATLKRVDFAFERWFKGLGKRPRFKSIRHYSGWTYPDSAGFKVESNGENGYLNLSKIGKIQMRGQAKYWGKPTTCTIVFRNGKWYASITVNVLEQALKPKTLPIGAVGIDLGCKSALSITDGENHQQIDAPKFYRIAEQKIKKASKEKRRKRAPNRNKKIKASRRYKKAQVKVSKLVARVANQRQDWVHQVAVEIIGSNSFIATEKLEVKNMTSKAKKGKRKKQKAGLNKSILDVGFGMLRASIKYKVEQIGGVFVEVPTRQVKPSQTCPKCGNQHKKTLDKREHQCGVCGYVQDRDIAAAEVMLYWAKGTLPGLGTSLVDADLSGSTSRTRKKAGSMRQLGEKKRQKSQGDFANNKLEDVETSSSSEAN; this comes from the coding sequence ATGACTTTCCGGTTATATCCAAATCAGACAACTGAATCAAAATTGCGGTATCACCGAAAGTTACACAAAGACTTATTTAACGCCGCAGTCAATAACAGATTTACCCAATATCAAAAGTTTAACCACAAGGTTGATTATTTTGAGCAACAAAATTGTTTGCCAGCGTTTAAAGAAGTCTGGGTAGAATACAAAGAGCTTCCTAGCCATGCTTTACAGGCGACTTTAAAGCGGGTTGATTTTGCTTTTGAACGCTGGTTTAAAGGGTTGGGTAAACGTCCTAGATTCAAATCAATCAGGCATTATTCGGGGTGGACATATCCAGATTCTGCTGGGTTTAAAGTAGAATCTAATGGCGAGAATGGGTATCTGAATCTATCCAAAATTGGCAAGATTCAAATGCGTGGACAAGCCAAATATTGGGGGAAACCTACTACTTGCACTATTGTTTTTCGCAATGGCAAATGGTACGCCTCTATAACAGTTAATGTTTTAGAGCAAGCCCTAAAACCAAAAACTTTACCCATTGGTGCGGTAGGAATTGATTTAGGGTGTAAATCAGCATTATCAATTACCGACGGGGAAAATCATCAACAAATTGATGCCCCTAAGTTTTATAGAATTGCTGAACAGAAAATCAAAAAAGCTTCTAAGGAGAAGAGACGTAAACGCGCACCAAATAGAAACAAAAAAATCAAGGCTTCTAGAAGATATAAAAAAGCCCAAGTGAAAGTTAGTAAACTAGTCGCACGAGTTGCTAATCAACGTCAAGACTGGGTACATCAAGTTGCAGTAGAAATAATCGGCAGTAATAGCTTCATTGCAACGGAAAAACTAGAAGTTAAGAATATGACTAGTAAAGCGAAGAAAGGTAAGCGCAAAAAGCAAAAAGCTGGGTTAAATAAATCAATTCTTGACGTGGGTTTTGGGATGCTTAGAGCATCTATTAAATACAAAGTAGAACAAATTGGTGGTGTCTTCGTGGAAGTCCCAACCCGTCAAGTAAAACCTAGTCAAACCTGTCCAAAATGCGGAAATCAGCACAAGAAAACACTCGATAAACGAGAGCATCAGTGCGGTGTTTGTGGGTATGTTCAGGACAGGGATATTGCTGCTGCTGAGGTCATGCTTTATTGGGCAAAAGGCACTCTACCGGGGTTAGGAACTAGCCTCGTAGACGCTGATCTTTCTGGCTCTACTTCACGCACCCGCAAAAAAGCGGGAAGCATGAGGCAACTAGGGGAAAAGAAGCGTCAAAAATCTCAAGGGGACTTTGCTAATAACAAACTAGAGGATGTAGAAACCTCTAGTTCAAGCGAAGCTAACTAG
- a CDS encoding AAA-like domain-containing protein, translated as MFTKLNATYQPGGSLPPDAPTYVVRQADSELYEGLLAGDYCYVLNARQMGKSSLRVRTMDKLRSTGINCAEIELSGIGSQQITAPQWYGGIIQELASGFKLQINRRSWLKEHDDLSPIQCLNQFIETVLLTQIQENIVIFIDEIDNVLGLKFSTDEFFALIRHCYESRAIKPAYRRLSFALLGVATPSDLIQDKHYSTPFNIGRAIELQGFQIQDSKPLSKGLIGKISNPQAVLKEVLFWTNGQPFLTQKLCWLIVNYCNNNTAFSSSQEGEESQWVEQIVENQIIKNWESQDEPEHLRTIRDRILRNTPRSQQLLQLYQQIIQEGKILAHNSPEYLELRLSGLVAQHQGILTVKNPIYAKVFNLDWVNQNLTTQISNSELNRHKDISTNVFGSHISPYNPVSIDNIDNSLNSPCYPNGAVPLNSPFYIERTAVETQVYEEIRKPGALVRIKAPREMGKTSLLLRTLDYATQQGYRTVSLNLEQIDDVILNDLNRFLRWLCANVTRQLQLEPKLEDYWDEDIGSKISCSLYFRNHLLKQIDSPLVLAVDEVNYIFEHPQVAKDVLPLFRSWYEEAKRQPIWQKLRLIIVHSTEIYVPLQLKQSPFNVGLPIELNSFNLEQVQQLAQLYGLNWTDYQEARELMAMVEGHPALTHTAIYHLSRGDISFAQFLDTAATSTGIYSSHLQRHQAILQEQPELAKALDMVINSQQPITLDSLITYKLSSMGLIKQLKDKVIPSCKLYQQLFYIQKYSRSQKSGVSSQ; from the coding sequence ATGTTTACCAAACTCAACGCTACCTATCAACCAGGTGGTAGTCTGCCACCTGATGCCCCTACTTACGTAGTGCGACAGGCTGACTCTGAACTTTACGAAGGGTTATTAGCTGGTGATTATTGCTACGTTCTCAATGCTAGGCAGATGGGGAAGTCTAGCTTAAGAGTACGGACAATGGACAAGTTAAGGTCTACGGGTATTAATTGTGCAGAAATTGAATTGAGTGGTATTGGTAGCCAGCAAATTACTGCACCCCAATGGTATGGGGGAATTATTCAGGAATTAGCAAGTGGTTTTAAGCTCCAAATAAATCGGCGTAGTTGGTTAAAAGAACATGATGATCTTTCTCCTATTCAGTGCTTAAATCAATTTATAGAAACGGTATTACTGACGCAAATTCAGGAAAATATTGTCATCTTTATAGATGAAATTGATAACGTGCTGGGTTTGAAGTTTTCTACCGACGAATTTTTTGCTCTGATTCGCCATTGTTATGAAAGTCGAGCCATCAAGCCAGCTTACAGGCGACTGTCATTTGCTTTATTAGGGGTAGCTACGCCTTCAGATTTGATTCAAGATAAACACTATTCTACGCCATTTAACATCGGTAGAGCCATTGAATTACAAGGGTTCCAAATCCAGGATAGCAAACCATTATCAAAGGGATTAATAGGAAAAATTAGCAATCCACAAGCAGTCTTAAAAGAGGTTTTATTTTGGACTAATGGACAACCTTTTTTGACTCAGAAACTTTGTTGGTTAATTGTAAATTACTGCAATAACAATACAGCTTTTTCTTCTTCCCAAGAAGGTGAAGAATCGCAGTGGGTGGAGCAAATTGTAGAAAATCAAATTATTAAAAATTGGGAAAGTCAGGACGAACCAGAGCATTTAAGGACAATTCGCGATCGCATACTTCGCAACACTCCCAGAAGCCAACAGTTATTACAGCTATATCAGCAGATTATACAAGAAGGAAAAATCCTTGCTCACAACTCCCCTGAGTACCTAGAATTGCGGTTGTCGGGACTTGTCGCCCAACATCAAGGAATTTTAACAGTAAAGAACCCAATCTATGCAAAAGTCTTTAATTTGGATTGGGTAAATCAAAATCTGACAACACAAATATCTAATTCAGAGTTGAACAGACACAAAGACATCTCCACAAACGTTTTTGGATCTCATATTAGCCCCTATAATCCTGTTTCTATAGACAATATAGATAACTCCCTCAATTCTCCCTGTTATCCAAATGGTGCAGTTCCCCTCAATTCTCCTTTTTATATAGAACGAACTGCGGTGGAAACGCAAGTTTATGAAGAAATTAGAAAACCTGGGGCTTTAGTCAGAATTAAAGCACCTAGAGAAATGGGAAAAACATCTTTACTACTGAGAACCTTGGATTATGCCACTCAGCAAGGCTACCGCACTGTTAGCTTAAATCTAGAACAAATTGATGATGTAATTTTGAACGATTTGAATCGTTTTTTGCGCTGGTTATGTGCCAATGTTACTCGTCAACTGCAATTAGAACCAAAGCTAGAAGACTATTGGGATGAAGATATCGGTAGCAAAATTAGTTGTTCTCTTTATTTTCGTAATCATCTTTTAAAGCAAATTGATTCCCCTCTGGTTTTAGCGGTAGATGAAGTCAACTATATTTTTGAACATCCTCAAGTAGCAAAAGATGTTTTACCTCTCTTTCGTTCATGGTATGAAGAAGCTAAGAGACAACCAATTTGGCAAAAACTACGCTTAATCATCGTTCATTCAACTGAAATTTATGTCCCTCTTCAGTTAAAACAATCACCATTTAATGTAGGATTACCAATAGAGTTAAATAGTTTCAATCTAGAGCAAGTACAGCAATTAGCTCAACTTTATGGACTCAACTGGACTGACTACCAAGAAGCTAGAGAACTGATGGCAATGGTAGAAGGACATCCAGCCTTAACACATACAGCTATTTATCATCTGAGTCGAGGAGATATTAGCTTTGCTCAATTCCTAGATACAGCAGCTACATCGACTGGAATTTATTCCTCTCATTTGCAGCGTCATCAAGCAATATTGCAAGAACAACCTGAATTAGCAAAAGCGTTAGATATGGTGATCAATTCTCAACAACCAATAACATTAGATTCACTCATAACTTATAAATTAAGCAGTATGGGGCTGATCAAACAGTTAAAAGATAAAGTGATACCAAGCTGTAAATTATATCAGCAATTATTTTACATCCAGAAATACAGCAGGAGTCAGAAGTCAGGAGTCAGTAGTCAGTAG